From Candidatus Methylomirabilis limnetica:
GATACAACCGTTATGAGCATGGATAAGCCGACGTCACGTGAACAATTCACACTTTCGTTGCGGGTACGTCCGGAACCGATTATGGTGCGCGACCCCTTTCTCGAATTCTTGGGATTAGTCGGTCCTGAGGAGCCGATCGCGGTCGGCTTTGAAGAGTTGGTCAAGGCGGCGGGCCATATGTGTCCGACTGTAGCGGGCGCGTATCTCGTCTTGCGGCATGGGCTTAAAGCCCTGTACGGTGATGAGCCGGCCGTCCGCGGCAACGTACAGGTGACGGCCTACGGCGGACCTACGGATTTCGGGTATGGGCCGATCTCGCAACTGGTGAACCTGGTCATCGGCGCCGCGTCTGAGACCGGTTTTGGGGGGTTGGGGGGCGGGCGCTTTCGCCGACGCGACCTCTTCGTCTTTCGGAGCGATGATCTGCGCCATAGCGAGTTCGACTTTGCGCGCCTCGATACCGGGCGCTCTGTCCATGTCACGTACGATCCGGGGGTGGTGCCGACACCTAAAGATCTCTCAGCAGCCATCGGCCCCGCGCTCTCTAACGGTGATGCCGCCTCGGTAGCTCGTTTCCGCAGCCTCTGGAATGGGCGCGTAGAAGACATCCTCGAGGCCGACGCGCGCGCCGTTCGCATCCAGCCCGCCGGCTCATAGAAAACAGCACCAGCACTTCGATAGGGCGTAGGGGCGGGCCTTGTGCCCGCCCGTGAGGCGTGAGGGGATCCCCCCTCACGCCTTTCGTTTCACGTTTTACGCCTGGCGCTGAGAGCTGATCGCTTGACCCGCACAATATTTTCGTGCGCCGTGGTGCGGCAGCGCCTCATGGTGTGTTGCTAAAAAAACGCCTGGATCGTGAACAGCATATCGTTATCATGATCTCTATGATTATATTCGAGCCGAAGCGCCCAGTTTTGCGACAGCGCGTAGCGTGACCCGACAACCCATCGAACATCATCAGATTTTTCGCCCAGCGCATACTTCAGATACGTCCCGGTAGCCATGAGTTTCCAGCGCTCGGTCAGGTCGGCCAGCATCCCGACTGTTCCACCTCCTCCGATACGATGCCGCTCTTCGTAGGCGCGACTATAATTCCCCTCTGCTTCCGCAAACGCGAACAGGACCTCCCGGTTCAGCAGTCGAGACTCGAAGGCTCCCCCGATGCCGCCGTTGATGACCCCATTACTGCAAAGCCGGCAGTCATGGCGAGTGATTGTCTGCATCCCGACATTGATTTTCCACGACGGGGCATGGAACACCGAGTCAACAGGTGAGAGGGACAAGATATTGGCGAGCGTCGCCCGTTCAATTCGTGTCTGGTCGACCCGATTGTAATGGCGGGCTGTAACGGACGCGATTTCGATCTGGGCATCGGGGGTGTATCCCACCTCCGGATCAAGCAGATCGTGATAACCTGCGCGCACTGTGACTTCTTCAAACGTATCATTGTTCCGCCAGCCGCTCCCCACACTGACGCGCGAGGTCTTGTGCCCTAACTCTGGCTGTTTCGCAAACGGCGCCACCATAAAATCCTCAGACGGAATCCGGAGTTGGCTACGGGCTGTCAGTGCCGCCCTGTTTCGCTCTTTTAATTCAGACGGTGGCTCATCAGTTGTATCGATTCGATATCGCAAGTAGTCCGAAACGAGATCGAGCAGGAATGCTTGGCGTGGAGGACTCAATTGGACAAAAGCTTGTAACGCAAGCTCGCCCAGATCTTTTGTCGTTCGATGGGCCAATGCACGATCTTCGGATGATAGGGATTCACGTTTGCGCCGGATCACGTTGCTGCGAGAGGGACGATAGGTAATCCCAGAGACCAACCCCGGTTTGGACGCAATGAGTCTGACCGTATCAGCCGGAACGGTCCAGAAAAGAAACTCGTCCGTCAGATGCAACGTTGGATCTGCATAATCGAGAAGCGTCAAAAGATGATAGGAACAGTTTTCCTTGAAGAAAAAATAATCAAAAGAGGCGTTCCCCAATTCCCACGCATGCATCAGGAGGCGCTGGACTTGTTGA
This genomic window contains:
- a CDS encoding Lnb N-terminal periplasmic domain-containing protein codes for the protein MNGSWPHGQGPFYFFFRILLLFSWIVFSVAFLASPPASAEPLTTSAYLSELEVKARASKLADDREWHLLLHYRPRLFGGYESEQDDPGFFLSSDGKTNPQAELDATLAQFFSSELVGRSKQPAQCAFIARYHWLRQQLHFDDSRLPKMACERFDRWFVDFEARSITLIFPSAFVNNPASMFGHTLLRVDQKGQTEQTRILAYTINYAADVPPDAGIAYPIRGIFGLYKGYFSTIPYYLKVREYRDIENRDIWEYRLNFTDQQVQRLLMHAWELGNASFDYFFFKENCSYHLLTLLDYADPTLHLTDEFLFWTVPADTVRLIASKPGLVSGITYRPSRSNVIRRKRESLSSEDRALAHRTTKDLGELALQAFVQLSPPRQAFLLDLVSDYLRYRIDTTDEPPSELKERNRAALTARSQLRIPSEDFMVAPFAKQPELGHKTSRVSVGSGWRNNDTFEEVTVRAGYHDLLDPEVGYTPDAQIEIASVTARHYNRVDQTRIERATLANILSLSPVDSVFHAPSWKINVGMQTITRHDCRLCSNGVINGGIGGAFESRLLNREVLFAFAEAEGNYSRAYEERHRIGGGGTVGMLADLTERWKLMATGTYLKYALGEKSDDVRWVVGSRYALSQNWALRLEYNHRDHDNDMLFTIQAFF